The Chelatococcus sp. HY11 nucleotide sequence TAAGCGCAAGGTTAACACATAGGCTTGGTCAATGGCCTCATGGCTTGTCGCGGACAATAGGCGCTCCCGAGGCGCCGACCGCCTTGGAGAGATGCGCATGCATCATCTTGCTGGCGCCGCGATAATCGCCGGCGAGAACCGCGTCGATAATGGCGAGGTGTTCTTTGCACCATTCACGGACTCGCCGTCGGTTCCGATAGCCGCCGAATTCGAGCAGACGCCTCAGACGATTTTGTTGTTGGACTGCTTGCAGAAAGAACACGTTTCCACTGAACTCCGCGAACATTTCATGAAAACTCGCGTCGGTGGAAAACAACTGCATACTGTCGACGCTGTTTATGTCGGGGTGCGACGCAAGATACATATGTTGCAGTCGGGCGCGCTCAAGCGCGGCCCCATCCGGTTTGAACGTGCTCAAAAGAAATGACGCGGGCTCGATCGTCAGGCGGAAGTCGTAACTTGAGTTAAGCGCGAGTTTGGAGTCCAGCGTCGGCAGGAAGGTCCAACCGTGCCCTTTGTTGCGCGCGATCAAACCGTCCTCGGACAGCCGCGCCAGCGTCCTCAGCATCACCACGCGATCGACATCGTATCGGTGTGCGATCTCGCTCTGGGTCAATGAATCTGGAAGTATCCCGGCTAGCCTGTCTCTTACGAGCTGCTCATAAAGGCTCTGGTCGAGCGAGTTGGGCACTTCGATTTCGATGCGGTGAAGCACGTCAAACGGCTTGACGAGGAAAAAACCCTGGTTCCGGCGAGCCTCCACTATCTCCAGCTCGGTCAGCAACATCAGAGCTGCACGGACCGGCGTCCGCGAGACCCCGAGCAGATCACCCAGCTGCTGCTCGCGCAAATGGTGACCCGGCTCAAACTTCGCGTCGCGAATGAGATCGAGTATTTGGTTCGCGAGTCGGTGCCGGCTCTGGTTTGATGATCGCGCCATGGATCTCGTTCTGTTCTAAGGACGTTAGTGACGGCAACCGAGCAATTGAAAGTTCCTCGACACAACGCGCAAATGGTCTCGTCCCCGATAGCGGAAACCCGGTGCACTATCTGTTGAACGAGGCTGTGTCCAGTGCGAATTCAAGGCCATCGGATGTGGCGCCTCAGACCTTCAGACCATCGACAAAGTGCCTGGCCCGAGGAAGAAAATCCGATAGCTTTTGCGCCGCGAGCATTGGCTCACCCAGCGTGTCAATGATCGTGTACCACGGCATGGTGCGCGCGTATTCCGGCAGCGCCTTGAGTGTGTCCGCGACCAGTTCCCAACTTGCGCCGATGTGTTCTGGATGAAAGGGAAGCCGTGCATCAACAATGCACCGGGCCGGATTGTCCGGGTCGTTGTCCTGCAAAAGGGCCATAAGCAGAATCCCAAGCGCCACCGCCTCGCCGTGGATCATACGGCGACCGGCCGTCGCATCGAGCGCCCAGGCGAAGAGATGCTCCGAGCCCGCGTTGAATCGCGCCCTGGGATGGGAGGAGAACCAGGGTGCGAAACGCGCGCAGGCCTTGATGATGCCGACGAACGCGTCCGGCGTCCCTTGCGCGACGGCTGGTATCACGCCGGGAACAACCTCGAGCTCATGCACAGTGAATGCGAAAAGCGCTTCATCCCAGTCGACATCGCATCCAGCATCATGCCCGAGCCGCCAATCGAACAAGGCGGTGTGGCTACAGAGAATTTCAGCGAGGCCCGCCCTGTTGAAGGATGGGGGCGCAGTCGCGATAAGCGCGCGGTCCGCGACGATTGCATCCGGAACTGGACAACCCCGCTCGGCAATGCGGCGCCCTCTATCCATCGCCCAGGCCGTCCGCGTGAAACAGGCATTGTTCGAGGCGCTGCTCGGGACTTGGACCAACAGCTGTCCGTTCTGCCGCGCCACATATTTTGCCGCGTCCATGACGAGGCCGCTGCCAATGCCGACAACCGTGCGGAATGCGGCCGCCTCTCGGGCATATCGCTCGAGCTCAGCCTTGTCGTTTCCTTCCACCATGATGACGCATGCGGGAGGTGAGGCAAGAAGCGGCATGGCCGCGCGGAGAGGAGAGCGTGTCGTCAAAATGACGGGGCGCTCCCATTCTCCGCTCGCCTTTCGCAATACCTCCGGTCCGTCCGTCACCTCGGGCCAACCGTGAGCGGAATCTATGCCATGAGGCAAGGCGTTGAGTTCCCCATCTTGAGCCGCCTGGCTGAGGTTTCTTGCTGCCGCAGCTAAGCCTCGACGATCTCGCGGCTTATGCTGCTGAAGGTCCGTGGCGCACCATCCGTCACGAGAACTGTCTCGCTCACGGCCACGGTGAACTTGTTATAGGCGCGCAACGTGATCGGCACATGGAAGGCCATGCCCGGCTCCAAAGGCACGTCTATCCCACGGAACAGGCTGAGGATATTCCCTTCCCCCCAGTCGGGGGCAAATGAAATTCCCATGCTGTAGCCGGTTCGCTTGCGGTAGCCGTTGGTTTGCCCGTGACTGTCGATCACAGCCTGCACGGCATCGTGAACATCAGCGCATGTATTACCGGGCCGCAGTTTTTCCAAAGCAACCTCGAGAGCTTCTCCGCACACCTGGTACATGTCGCGAGCAATCTGGGGTATCTCGCCGCATGCGACGGTGCGGAAAAGCGCCACATGGTAGCGATTATAACAGGCCGATGTTTCGAGCACGGTCACGTCTCCGGGCTCGATCTGCCGGCGTCGCCAGGTTGTGTGGGGAATGCCGGAACGCGGCCCTGAAGTAACGAAGGGCTCCATTCCCACATACTCAGAGCCAGCCTTGATGGCAGCCCCCATAATGGCAGAGGCGATGTCGTTTTCGTTTGCACCAACCTTCGTGACGGCAAGACCAGCGCTCATTCCGGCCTCGTTTGCATGTCCGGCCTTCTCCATCTGCTCGATCTCCAAGGCGGATTTGATCCGCCGCAGAGGTTCCACGAGCCCGGTTGCGTCCAGGAGAGGGCCAAAGTCCGCCACGAGCCTGTTGTAGAGGTTGATGGTCAGGAACCATCCGCTTTGATCGATGGCCACACGCTTCCCACGCCAACCGCGTGCGAAGAGGACTTCCGCGACGGCGGAAGCCGGCACGACGTCATCGGCATAGCCGATAATATCATCAAGATAGGTATTGAGGCGCGCGTTCATGGCCTCCAGTCCGCGCAGGACATGGAATGGCTTGCCCTCCAATGGTATGCACAAACACTGGAACGCGTAGTATCCAGGCGTTTGCTGGCCAGACAGATAGAATATATTCTCCGGTCCCGATAGTAGAACAAGATCGAAACCGCGCTCGCTCATCGCGACGCGAAGCTTGGCAAGACGTCGCTCATATTCATCTTTAGGGAAAACGCTCTCTTTGCCTTGCGGCACTTCCTGCAAGATGTCGTTGAGGTCAAAATCCGCCATGATCGTCTTGCTCCACGCTGGAGGCCTACGCGCTGCGAGGCGCAGGAAGCCACACATCATAATTGTATATTAACGAGCCATTTGATCAATTCAACACCAATCGCCCGGATCATGCAAGCGTCACTCACCCGGCGGGATTGCTGCTCTGCCCGAATTAGAGGCACACGCAATTCGGCGCGACCGAATTAATTTATAATTAAATATCAATATTCTATCAGCCTTCGCACGATAAGCCTGGAAATCCCCCGCTGTCAAAGTGATTGCTAAGCTGGCGGACAGTTGCTGAAATGATGGGCGTTAGATTGCTGAAAATGTATCAAAAAAAACAAAATGCCAGCTAGACACGGGCCTTCTCGCGTTCTTAAATGTGGCATCAACACAAGAAAAAATTGAATCGACGAGGTGGAACCATGAAACATCGTGTGAGCCGCTTGGCGGCGATCGTCGGGTTGGGAATTTCATGTTTGGCGGTGAATCAGCTCCAGGCTCAGGAAGCCTGCACCTCCATGCAAGTATTTCTGGGCATCGCGCCAAACCATCGCGAGAACGTGATGGAATACATCGCTCCCAAGCTGAAAGAAAAATACAACGTCGAACTCGTCGCCGAGGCTATCGGCTCGGCGAACATGGTGGAGCGCATCACGGCGCAGGGCGCCAACCCGCGCATTTCGATCGCGCAATGGGATGTGCCGATCGGGCTGACGGCCTGCGAGCAGGGACTGTGCAAGCCGATCGACGCCAACCGCGCGCCGAATACCAAGAATCTGGCCGATTGGGCTGTGACCAAGGATAAAGATGGCAATCCGAATGTACTGGCCACGAATGTGCTTGGCGTCGGCATTATCTATGACGAGGAGCAGTTCAAGAAGAACAATATGGCACCGCCTAAATCATGGACGGATCTCAACCGTCCGGACATGAAGGGCAGGCTCGCGATAACCGCGCCTCAGAGCACGATGGGCACCGCGGCCCTTGTGATGTTGGCCAAGAACAACGGCGGCGGCGAAGCCAACATTGATCCCGGCTTCGATGCGACCAAGAAGCTTCTTCCCAATATCCATACCGTTTTCACCTGGACCTCCGAGCTATCCAATCTGATGCAGCTTGGTGAGGTCTGGGCGGCTGTCACAAGTTCGAATATTGCTCCAGCCTTGCGTGCGCAGGGTATCCCAATGAAATTTGTCATTCCGCAGGAAGGATCCCCGACGGTCAACGGAGGACTTTCTCTCGTCAAGGGCGCGCCTTGCGAGGAAGCTGCTTACGAGTACATCAACTTGTACTATAGCGACGAGTTCCAGGCCCTTCGCATGCGGAAAGGCGCGACGGCAAGCCCCAGCGCATCGGCATGGTCGAAGCTCACACCCGAAGAGCAAGCCGGGATGGGCCTGACGGCGAACGATTTCTCGAAGCTCGTCAACTTTGACTGGCGCGCCATCAATGCGGCTCGGCCCGGCTGGATCGAGCGCTGGCAGCGCGAGGTCCGCTAGACCGCATGCGGACATGAGCCCGCTCTTCCGAGATCGGGCTCATGCTTTGTACCGGACCACCGCGCTCACGCGTGCATCATCAGTCGTGAAACTGCCTGCAAAGAGCCTTGCCATGATTGCTGCCCTCAGGAGACACGAAGCGCCGATGGACCATTTCGCGCAGGAGAGCCACCGCAAGCCGATCCTGCGGATCGAGGGCGTCACCAAGACGCTCCAAAATCAGCACGTCCTGCAGGATCTCCATCTGGAGATCGCCGAGGGCGAGTTCCTGACGCTGCTCGGCCCTTCTGGCTGCGGCAAGACAACAACGCTGAACATGGTCGCGGGATTTCTCCAGCCCGATTCCGGCAACCTGTTCCTGCGTGGCGTTGCGGCGAACACGTTGCCGCCACAGAAGCGCAGATTGGGCATGGTGTTTCAGTCCTGGGCGCTCTTTCCGCACATGTCCGTGTTCGACAACGTCGCCTACGGATTGCGCATGCGTGGTTTTCCAGGAAGCGAGATCCCAACGCGCGTCACGGCGATGCTTGATATGGTCCGCCTGTCGAGCGCCAAGGACAAGTTTCCCTCACAGCTCTCCGGCGGCATGCAGCAACGTGTGGCACTCGCGCGTGCACTTGTTACCGAACCGGACCTTCTTCTTCTCGACGAGCCCCTTTCCAATCTCGACGCGGCCTTGCGCAAGGATATGCAAGTCGAGATCAAGCGCATCCACGAACGGCTCAAGGTGACGACGTTGCTCGTCACCCATAGCCAGGAGGAGGCGCTCGTCATGTCTGACAGGATTGCCGTCATGCGCGGGGGGCGCATCGAGCGTATCGCCTCTCCACACACAATCTATACGGACCCCCATACCGCTTTTGTCTGTACCTTTGTCGGTGACGCCAACATATTCGATGCGACAATCGAGAGTATTTCCGGGAACACAGCGGCGCTTCGCGTTGGAATCCAGCGCATTCTGGCATCCCGCGCTCCTCGAACTGATGACCGAGGCGCCGTACAGATCGCCATTCGGCCAGAGAATGTAACGATAGGCCGCCAAGGCGAGGCAAGGGGGGATAACACCCTCGAGGGGACAGTCGAGGATACGATCTTCAAGGGCAGCAACATTACCTATGAAGTAAACGTAGCCGGCCGCACGCTTCAAGTACTCGACCTCCCCAAAGTCGGACAGGAGCTTTACCAGCGCAAGGATCATGTCAGCCTCTCGTTCTCGCGGGAGAGCGTTATTCTCCTTGATGGCGGGAGGAGCATGTAATGGCTGATCTGACCGCCAGCACCTTGCCCACGCCGGGACGGACTGCGCGAGGGCTTAGTGCTAACATTACAGCGCTTATGTTCACCGCGCCGATTATTCTCCTTCTGATCGTCTTTTTCGCCGTACCCCTCTTCGATCTCTTCGGCTTCAGTTTCACCGCCTACAGGCCTGGGCCACGCACCAGCGATGGGCCTGCGACGCTGGTGAACTTCACCGCGATATTCGGGGATCCCTTTTATCTCGCTATGATCGCAAATTCGCTCGTGCTCGGTTTGCTGACCGTGGTGACGACTCTGCTCGTGGGCTACCCGGTTGCATTTTACCTGACACGTGCCAGCGGATGGGAGCGCACGCTGATCTCGGTCGCCTGCCTGCTTCCGATCTTCGTCAATCTGATTGTTGGAATTCTCGGCTGGTATATCCTGCTGCTACCGTTTGGTGTCTTCCAGCAGATCCTTTCATCGGTTGGCCTTGTTGATGGGCCCCTGCCCTGGCTGCGGTCGTTCTGGACACTCGTCGCGGTCCTCACCTACGAGCATGTACCGTTCGCCATCCTCATCCTGGCATCGACTATCCAGGCCGTGCCGCAAGACAAGATCAACGCCGCGCGCATTCTCGGGGCATCCACGCCGCGGATCGTCTGGAACCTGATGCTGCCACTGACCGCGCCCGGGCTGGTGGCCAGCGCCATTCTCGTGTTTTCGCTCAGCGTTTCTTCCTACCTCATCCCGATCCTTATCAGCGGGCCGCGAACACAGGTGCTGCCAATCGCGATCTTCAGCTATGCGAGTGAACTGATGAATTGGCCAATGGCCTCCGCTCTCGCTCTCGTGCTGCTCATCGTCGTCGCAACGATCACCTATGCCGCGGCAGCTGTCGCGAACCGCGTCACGCGCCGCGGACAATGGGAGATGGTGTGATGAGGCTACTTCGCGTTTTCGTCTATCTCATCGTCGTGCTGATGCTTCTCCCGACCCTGATCAGCCTGCCGGTGGCATTGACCGCCACGTCGGGTATCCGGTTCCCGCCGGTTGGTTTGAGCACACGGTGGTTCGAGGCCATCTTCACCGATGGCGTCCTGCTGGCATCCATCTGGCGCAGTTTCGTGCTCGCGGTCATCGCATCCATTGTCGCCGTTGTCATCAGCGTGCCATGCGCCTTCGCGCTCGAGCGCTCGCGCGGCAAATGGCGCAAC carries:
- a CDS encoding GntR family transcriptional regulator translates to MARSSNQSRHRLANQILDLIRDAKFEPGHHLREQQLGDLLGVSRTPVRAALMLLTELEIVEARRNQGFFLVKPFDVLHRIEIEVPNSLDQSLYEQLVRDRLAGILPDSLTQSEIAHRYDVDRVVMLRTLARLSEDGLIARNKGHGWTFLPTLDSKLALNSSYDFRLTIEPASFLLSTFKPDGAALERARLQHMYLASHPDINSVDSMQLFSTDASFHEMFAEFSGNVFFLQAVQQQNRLRRLLEFGGYRNRRRVREWCKEHLAIIDAVLAGDYRGASKMMHAHLSKAVGASGAPIVRDKP
- a CDS encoding iron-containing alcohol dehydrogenase translates to MTTRSPLRAAMPLLASPPACVIMVEGNDKAELERYAREAAAFRTVVGIGSGLVMDAAKYVARQNGQLLVQVPSSASNNACFTRTAWAMDRGRRIAERGCPVPDAIVADRALIATAPPSFNRAGLAEILCSHTALFDWRLGHDAGCDVDWDEALFAFTVHELEVVPGVIPAVAQGTPDAFVGIIKACARFAPWFSSHPRARFNAGSEHLFAWALDATAGRRMIHGEAVALGILLMALLQDNDPDNPARCIVDARLPFHPEHIGASWELVADTLKALPEYARTMPWYTIIDTLGEPMLAAQKLSDFLPRARHFVDGLKV
- a CDS encoding Xaa-Pro peptidase family protein; the protein is MADFDLNDILQEVPQGKESVFPKDEYERRLAKLRVAMSERGFDLVLLSGPENIFYLSGQQTPGYYAFQCLCIPLEGKPFHVLRGLEAMNARLNTYLDDIIGYADDVVPASAVAEVLFARGWRGKRVAIDQSGWFLTINLYNRLVADFGPLLDATGLVEPLRRIKSALEIEQMEKAGHANEAGMSAGLAVTKVGANENDIASAIMGAAIKAGSEYVGMEPFVTSGPRSGIPHTTWRRRQIEPGDVTVLETSACYNRYHVALFRTVACGEIPQIARDMYQVCGEALEVALEKLRPGNTCADVHDAVQAVIDSHGQTNGYRKRTGYSMGISFAPDWGEGNILSLFRGIDVPLEPGMAFHVPITLRAYNKFTVAVSETVLVTDGAPRTFSSISREIVEA
- a CDS encoding extracellular solute-binding protein, whose translation is MAAIVGLGISCLAVNQLQAQEACTSMQVFLGIAPNHRENVMEYIAPKLKEKYNVELVAEAIGSANMVERITAQGANPRISIAQWDVPIGLTACEQGLCKPIDANRAPNTKNLADWAVTKDKDGNPNVLATNVLGVGIIYDEEQFKKNNMAPPKSWTDLNRPDMKGRLAITAPQSTMGTAALVMLAKNNGGGEANIDPGFDATKKLLPNIHTVFTWTSELSNLMQLGEVWAAVTSSNIAPALRAQGIPMKFVIPQEGSPTVNGGLSLVKGAPCEEAAYEYINLYYSDEFQALRMRKGATASPSASAWSKLTPEEQAGMGLTANDFSKLVNFDWRAINAARPGWIERWQREVR
- a CDS encoding ABC transporter ATP-binding protein, yielding MIAALRRHEAPMDHFAQESHRKPILRIEGVTKTLQNQHVLQDLHLEIAEGEFLTLLGPSGCGKTTTLNMVAGFLQPDSGNLFLRGVAANTLPPQKRRLGMVFQSWALFPHMSVFDNVAYGLRMRGFPGSEIPTRVTAMLDMVRLSSAKDKFPSQLSGGMQQRVALARALVTEPDLLLLDEPLSNLDAALRKDMQVEIKRIHERLKVTTLLVTHSQEEALVMSDRIAVMRGGRIERIASPHTIYTDPHTAFVCTFVGDANIFDATIESISGNTAALRVGIQRILASRAPRTDDRGAVQIAIRPENVTIGRQGEARGDNTLEGTVEDTIFKGSNITYEVNVAGRTLQVLDLPKVGQELYQRKDHVSLSFSRESVILLDGGRSM
- a CDS encoding ABC transporter permease produces the protein MADLTASTLPTPGRTARGLSANITALMFTAPIILLLIVFFAVPLFDLFGFSFTAYRPGPRTSDGPATLVNFTAIFGDPFYLAMIANSLVLGLLTVVTTLLVGYPVAFYLTRASGWERTLISVACLLPIFVNLIVGILGWYILLLPFGVFQQILSSVGLVDGPLPWLRSFWTLVAVLTYEHVPFAILILASTIQAVPQDKINAARILGASTPRIVWNLMLPLTAPGLVASAILVFSLSVSSYLIPILISGPRTQVLPIAIFSYASELMNWPMASALALVLLIVVATITYAAAAVANRVTRRGQWEMV